A region of Flavobacterium indicum GPTSA100-9 = DSM 17447 DNA encodes the following proteins:
- a CDS encoding RHS repeat-associated core domain-containing protein, whose protein sequence is MYKYKFQGTERQDELGLNWDSYKYRNYDMAIGRFMSIDPLTEEYHTWSPYVFSGNRVVDSRELEGLEPVNVTKNTKMLIITVNGSAGGINGDKITGNNTLVKNLPEDYKNNDDGLSMLGQKGWDVLNSQIVNYAGSEGGITARHIAETIGNYRETNPDGKVAIVGHSLGGKDALDAANLVNGNNDIKNKTIDLLITMEAATRTGPTSADGYSTEVGSNVKNLVNFTSASNSYPGSGGTAGSGTNVLNIRLPSGTTHTNMDNTLTRYLPMILHQTNGGKSPINVINRIDFNKAKILNNGDIKPNATGGTTY, encoded by the coding sequence ATGTATAAGTACAAGTTTCAAGGAACTGAGCGCCAAGATGAGTTAGGGCTTAATTGGGATAGTTATAAGTATAGAAATTATGATATGGCTATTGGACGTTTTATGTCGATAGATCCTCTTACAGAAGAATATCATACTTGGTCGCCTTATGTCTTTAGTGGTAATAGGGTTGTTGATAGTAGAGAACTTGAAGGACTAGAACCTGTAAATGTTACAAAAAACACAAAAATGTTAATCATTACTGTAAATGGTTCAGCAGGTGGTATCAATGGGGATAAAATAACAGGAAATAATACTTTAGTTAAGAATTTACCTGAAGATTATAAAAATAACGATGATGGCCTATCTATGCTTGGACAAAAGGGGTGGGATGTTCTTAATTCGCAAATAGTTAATTACGCAGGTTCAGAAGGAGGTATTACGGCAAGACATATCGCTGAAACAATAGGTAATTATAGAGAAACCAATCCAGATGGTAAAGTTGCTATTGTTGGTCATAGTTTAGGTGGTAAAGATGCATTAGATGCTGCTAATCTAGTTAATGGAAATAATGATATAAAAAACAAGACCATTGATTTACTTATTACAATGGAAGCTGCTACTAGAACAGGACCAACTTCAGCTGATGGCTATAGTACAGAAGTAGGAAGTAATGTTAAGAACTTGGTTAATTTTACTTCTGCATCAAATAGTTATCCAGGTAGTGGAGGAACAGCAGGAAGTGGTACAAATGTTCTAAATATAAGATTGCCTTCAGGAACAACACATACTAATATGGATAATACTCTTACGAGATATTTACCTATGATATTACATCAAACAAATGGTGGTAAAAGCCCTATTAATGTGATAAACAGAATAGATTTTAATAAGGCAAAAATTTTAAATAATGGAGATATAAAACCGAACGCCACAGGTGGTACAACATATTAG
- a CDS encoding helix-turn-helix domain-containing protein — protein MKTAITNKGLSQKEIAITIGIDQAQYSRIESGKVEPTLSSLEKIAEALEVRVVEFFNDDEPIDINSFDKSIVENLRLLDQLNEVEKNQSIILLILP, from the coding sequence ATAAAAACCGCTATAACCAATAAAGGATTGTCGCAAAAAGAGATAGCTATTACTATTGGAATTGACCAAGCACAGTATAGCCGTATTGAAAGTGGTAAAGTAGAACCTACTTTGTCTTCGTTAGAAAAAATCGCAGAAGCTTTAGAAGTTAGAGTAGTTGAGTTCTTTAATGATGATGAACCTATTGATATAAATTCATTTGATAAAAGTATTGTAGAAAATCTTCGCCTTTTAGACCAACTGAACGAAGTAGAAAAAAATCAATCTATAATATTATTGATATTGCCATAA
- a CDS encoding DUF6443 domain-containing protein, translated as MKKLVYLLLSIPVFVLGQSTDQNWVKVKTYKQPTSTPITTPTIEQATTQVNYYDGLGRPIQQVAHGQSNTGKDIVTHIEYDAFGRQIKEFLPYVNQSASLNYNSSANNDVLNFYNSSNYENTANPFSEKLLEASPLDKVLKQAAPGNPWALGSGKEIKFDYQTNTSNEVKFYKVTLTWNASHNIYNIALNEIGYYAPNELYKTITYDENSPGGTSKLGRTEEFKDKEGKVVLKRTFNNNDPHESYYVYDVYGNLTYVIPPAVDTNDHIDQTKLDNMCYQYKYDQRNRLIEKKLPGKQWEYIVYDKLDRVVATGPAYNPWGGGDSKKGWMITKYDVFNRPVYTGWYSGAVASSADRNTMQNNYSSSTVLSESKATSNVTLDAVAIKYTNTVFPTNLKLLTVNYYDNYDYPNAPSIPAQIEGQTTTTTGLKGLATGSWVRVLDNASSTTNELSYTLYDTRLRPIRVYTKNYLGGYTQVNTKLDWAGKTEYTVTEHKRTTSGLGVIVKDIFEYTAQDRLLKHTQEINSSSGQLISSNSYDELGQLVSKKVGGEDITASTSLQKVDYKYNIRGWLKEINDATNLTPSANEEDLFAFKINYNQLEQGSTGQALFNGNIAETLWRSYSDDIKRKYEYNYDHLNRLLQANYSKPDASTNINNYKEWLSYDKNGNIADIIRTGNVDLVSGNVENIIDELHFTYDTNNKNLLLKVDDTSNSPQGFKDNYNSSGDDYTYDANGNMISDNNKEIRTIVYNHLNLPTEIIFSGTTNGTIYYLYNAVGQKINKLVEDEFQNETLTDYLSGFHYENGVLQFFPHAEGYVKVTGNVGRNGQIQFYFFNYVFNYTDHLGNIRLSYAQDPSNINVLKILEENHYYPFGLKHKNYNVDQLNFEEFPETGVEIVPTDNPMYKYKYQGQERQDDLGLNWDSFKWRNYDYAIGRFMSIDPLAMDYTYNSPYAFQENKMGMGRELEGLELAPFEIFIEESVIIEPFYYEPNLQPLPFEPVIEIPTAFEYEVEPVLIDCYLDPSIIEKNRIKDNSNEATSGQEVNSEKHIDNSSQNSKTGQGRGSNNRTPDDEAVGDHTVRDSKGHTTYKENPNNPNKNSKGKGFETEKRVDYEGASHKNKNGENVPTPHVHEGKNVRPAIPGKDMPKKNN; from the coding sequence ATGAAGAAATTAGTATATTTATTATTAAGTATTCCTGTTTTTGTTTTAGGGCAAAGTACAGATCAAAATTGGGTTAAAGTAAAAACATATAAGCAACCTACTTCAACTCCTATAACAACCCCTACAATTGAACAAGCCACTACACAAGTAAATTATTATGATGGATTAGGTAGGCCAATTCAACAAGTTGCTCATGGACAATCCAATACTGGAAAAGATATTGTAACACATATTGAATATGATGCATTTGGCAGGCAAATAAAAGAGTTTTTACCTTATGTGAATCAAAGTGCTAGTTTAAATTATAATTCAAGTGCAAATAATGATGTTTTGAATTTTTATAATTCATCTAATTATGAGAATACAGCAAATCCTTTTTCAGAAAAGCTATTAGAAGCATCGCCACTTGATAAAGTTTTAAAACAGGCTGCTCCAGGAAATCCTTGGGCATTAGGAAGTGGTAAAGAAATAAAGTTTGATTACCAAACGAATACATCTAACGAGGTTAAATTTTATAAAGTGACTTTAACTTGGAATGCCAGTCATAATATTTACAATATTGCATTAAATGAAATTGGGTATTATGCTCCAAACGAACTTTATAAAACCATAACCTATGATGAAAACTCACCAGGAGGGACAAGTAAACTAGGTAGAACAGAAGAGTTTAAGGATAAAGAAGGTAAAGTAGTATTAAAGCGAACATTTAATAATAATGATCCACATGAATCCTACTATGTTTATGATGTTTATGGCAATCTTACTTATGTTATTCCACCTGCTGTTGATACTAATGACCATATAGATCAAACTAAATTAGATAACATGTGTTATCAATATAAATACGATCAAAGAAATAGATTAATAGAGAAAAAACTTCCTGGTAAACAATGGGAATATATTGTCTATGATAAATTAGATAGAGTTGTGGCAACTGGTCCAGCTTATAACCCTTGGGGAGGTGGTGATTCTAAAAAAGGTTGGATGATTACAAAATATGATGTTTTTAATCGTCCTGTTTATACCGGTTGGTATTCTGGGGCAGTTGCTTCAAGTGCTGATAGAAATACTATGCAAAACAACTATAGTTCATCAACTGTTTTGTCTGAAAGTAAAGCAACTTCAAATGTTACTTTAGATGCAGTTGCAATTAAGTATACAAACACAGTATTTCCAACAAACTTAAAATTATTGACAGTTAATTACTATGATAATTACGATTATCCAAATGCACCTAGTATTCCAGCTCAAATTGAAGGACAAACTACTACAACAACTGGATTAAAAGGATTAGCAACAGGTTCATGGGTACGTGTATTAGATAATGCAAGTTCAACTACAAATGAATTAAGTTATACTCTTTATGACACTAGATTAAGACCAATTAGAGTGTATACTAAAAACTATTTAGGAGGTTATACACAAGTAAATACTAAATTGGATTGGGCAGGAAAAACGGAGTATACAGTAACTGAACACAAAAGAACAACTAGTGGGCTTGGAGTTATTGTAAAAGATATTTTTGAATACACAGCTCAGGATAGACTCTTAAAACATACACAAGAAATAAATAGCTCATCTGGACAGTTAATTAGTTCTAATAGCTATGACGAATTAGGACAATTAGTTTCCAAAAAAGTAGGCGGTGAAGATATTACAGCTTCAACTTCTTTGCAAAAAGTTGATTATAAATACAACATTAGAGGTTGGTTAAAAGAAATTAATGATGCAACAAATTTAACTCCTTCTGCAAATGAAGAAGATTTATTTGCTTTTAAAATTAATTACAATCAATTAGAACAAGGAAGTACTGGGCAAGCTTTGTTTAATGGTAATATTGCTGAGACATTATGGCGATCTTATTCAGATGATATAAAAAGAAAATATGAATATAATTATGATCATTTAAACAGATTATTACAAGCTAATTATAGCAAGCCAGATGCTAGTACAAATATCAATAACTATAAAGAATGGTTGAGTTATGATAAAAATGGGAATATTGCAGATATTATTCGAACTGGAAATGTAGATTTAGTGTCTGGAAATGTTGAAAACATTATTGATGAATTACATTTTACCTATGATACTAATAATAAAAACTTATTGTTAAAAGTAGATGATACTAGTAATAGTCCACAAGGATTCAAAGACAACTACAATTCAAGTGGAGATGATTATACGTATGATGCAAATGGGAACATGATTTCAGACAATAATAAAGAAATTCGAACTATTGTATACAATCATTTAAATTTACCAACAGAAATAATATTTTCAGGAACTACAAATGGAACAATTTATTATCTTTACAATGCTGTAGGTCAAAAAATAAACAAATTAGTTGAAGATGAATTTCAAAATGAAACACTTACAGATTATTTAAGTGGTTTTCATTATGAAAATGGTGTTTTACAATTTTTTCCACATGCAGAAGGATATGTAAAAGTAACTGGAAATGTTGGTAGAAATGGGCAAATTCAATTTTATTTCTTTAATTATGTGTTTAACTACACAGACCATTTAGGAAATATTAGATTAAGTTATGCTCAAGATCCAAGTAATATAAACGTTCTTAAAATATTAGAGGAAAACCATTATTATCCATTTGGTTTAAAGCATAAAAATTATAACGTAGACCAATTAAATTTTGAAGAATTCCCAGAAACAGGTGTTGAAATTGTTCCTACTGATAATCCAATGTATAAGTATAAATACCAAGGACAAGAACGCCAAGATGATTTAGGTCTTAATTGGGATAGCTTTAAATGGAGAAATTATGATTATGCAATAGGTAGATTTATGAGTATTGATCCTTTAGCTATGGATTACACATATAACTCACCTTATGCTTTTCAAGAAAATAAAATGGGGATGGGAAGAGAGCTAGAAGGTTTAGAATTGGCTCCCTTTGAGATATTTATTGAAGAATCTGTAATTATTGAGCCATTTTATTATGAGCCTAATTTACAACCATTACCATTTGAGCCAGTTATTGAAATACCCACAGCATTTGAATATGAAGTAGAACCTGTTTTAATTGATTGCTATTTAGACCCGAGTATAATCGAGAAGAATAGAATTAAAGATAATAGTAATGAAGCAACCTCTGGGCAAGAAGTTAATTCCGAAAAGCATATAGATAATAGCTCACAAAATTCTAAAACAGGTCAAGGAAGAGGATCAAATAATAGAACTCCAGATGACGAGGCTGTTGGAGATCATACAGTAAGAGACAGTAAAGGTCATACGACTTATAAAGAAAACCCTAATAATCCTAATAAAAACTCAAAAGGAAAAGGTTTTGAAACGGAGAAAAGAGTTGATTATGAAGGAGCTTCACATAAAAATAAAAATGGGGAAAATGTACCTACACCACATGTTCATGAAGGAAAAAATGTGAGACCTGCAATACCAGGTAAGGACATGCCAAAGAAAAATAATTAA
- a CDS encoding helix-turn-helix domain-containing protein, with the protein MEIGQVIKLLIKKRGLKQIDVAERIGKSTTALSQIINGNYKPQPETLEKLCEVLEVPVAVVHFLSITEDDVPKENIDLFRNLAPSMEKYLLDVFTAKKEDLNLV; encoded by the coding sequence ATGGAAATTGGACAAGTAATAAAACTTTTAATTAAAAAAAGAGGTTTAAAGCAAATTGATGTCGCAGAGCGAATTGGTAAAAGTACTACAGCTTTATCACAAATAATTAATGGTAATTATAAACCGCAGCCAGAAACTTTAGAAAAACTTTGTGAAGTTTTAGAAGTACCAGTTGCAGTAGTCCATTTTTTGAGCATAACTGAAGATGACGTTCCCAAGGAAAATATTGATTTGTTTAGAAATCTTGCACCTAGCATGGAAAAATATTTACTAGATGTCTTTACAGCAAAGAAAGAAGACCTTAATCTAGTATAA
- a CDS encoding immunity 53 family protein, translating into MLKWFEEWFYNQCNEDWEHGYGIKIETIDNPGWEITIDLENTKINLEKIDWILIGDYENSWVGYKIEEKKFNGACSPKNLNILIQIFKEINDFGLVDVSKISSLLK; encoded by the coding sequence ATGTTAAAATGGTTTGAAGAGTGGTTCTACAATCAATGTAATGAAGATTGGGAACACGGATATGGAATTAAAATAGAAACAATTGATAATCCTGGATGGGAGATTACTATTGATTTAGAAAACACAAAAATCAATCTAGAAAAAATAGATTGGATTTTAATTGGAGATTATGAAAACAGCTGGGTAGGTTATAAAATTGAAGAGAAGAAATTTAATGGAGCTTGTAGTCCTAAAAATTTGAATATTTTGATACAAATTTTTAAAGAAATAAATGATTTTGGATTAGTAGATGTGTCTAAGATTTCTAGTCTTTTAAAGTAA
- a CDS encoding IS1 family transposase has translation MEKDICPKCNGSSVKCGFQNNVQRYLCKNCNKKFQASYTYNAYQTNINSFISTLIKEGCGIRSISRILKISKNTVLSKIIYISNFVKPKPFVKLGCKFEIDEIWTFIGCKNNMTWITYIIERESKSVIDFFVGSKTKENIKPLIEKVLMLYPKTIFTDKLNVYPSIIPKEIHKRFQYCTNIIERNNLTIRTHVKRLSRRTICFSKSVVILNAILKIYFWF, from the coding sequence ATGGAAAAAGATATTTGTCCAAAATGTAATGGTTCATCTGTTAAATGTGGCTTTCAAAATAATGTTCAGCGTTATTTATGTAAAAATTGTAATAAAAAATTTCAAGCATCTTATACATATAATGCTTATCAAACCAATATTAATAGTTTTATTTCAACATTAATAAAAGAGGGTTGTGGTATTAGAAGTATTTCGAGGATATTGAAAATTTCGAAAAATACTGTTCTTTCAAAAATAATCTATATTAGTAATTTTGTGAAACCCAAACCATTCGTGAAATTAGGATGCAAGTTTGAGATTGATGAAATTTGGACTTTTATTGGATGTAAAAATAATATGACTTGGATAACTTATATTATTGAAAGGGAAAGTAAAAGTGTAATCGACTTTTTTGTAGGTTCAAAAACTAAAGAAAACATAAAGCCATTAATTGAAAAAGTTTTAATGTTATATCCCAAAACAATTTTTACAGATAAACTGAATGTCTATCCTTCAATTATTCCAAAAGAAATTCATAAACGCTTTCAATATTGTACTAATATTATTGAAAGAAACAATTTAACAATTCGAACTCATGTTAAAAGGTTAAGTAGAAGAACGATTTGTTTTAGTAAGAGTGTTGTTATTTTGAATGCTATTTTGAAAATTTATTTTTGGTTTTGA
- a CDS encoding RHS repeat-associated core domain-containing protein gives MYKYKYNGKEYQDELGLNMYDYGARNYDPALGRWMNIDPLAEKSRRWSTYTYCYNNPLVFVDPDGMFATPPDIYIDSRTGRKLGEDGASTNNIRSISSGDFNDINASNNGTISAEATKQLQDASSIVSIDDAKIQKDVQDVQDSSRTTESQAFIVFDREASTITSIRGKDGVDGHATIPGTDTVTTPSGKVIENILKDGDKKYILMGQVHGHNLLNDKTYVNVPGTSPDDKQAANSKGINVYALDSYNTPVGGQADIHRVKADGTETKYIGCTGVSNNSSSFNFGLDSLTSWMNKK, from the coding sequence ATGTACAAGTATAAGTATAATGGTAAAGAGTATCAAGACGAGTTGGGGCTTAACATGTACGATTACGGAGCAAGGAATTATGACCCTGCATTAGGTAGATGGATGAACATTGACCCGTTGGCAGAGAAATCGAGGAGATGGTCAACTTATACATATTGTTACAACAATCCATTAGTTTTTGTTGACCCAGATGGGATGTTCGCGACTCCGCCTGATATATACATTGATTCCAGAACTGGTAGAAAACTTGGCGAAGATGGGGCATCTACAAACAATATTAGGTCTATTAGTAGTGGTGACTTTAATGATATAAATGCTTCAAATAATGGTACAATATCTGCTGAAGCCACTAAACAATTGCAAGACGCTAGTTCAATTGTAAGTATTGATGATGCAAAGATTCAGAAAGATGTTCAAGATGTTCAAGATTCATCTAGGACTACAGAATCGCAAGCGTTTATTGTTTTTGATAGGGAAGCATCAACTATTACATCAATAAGAGGTAAAGATGGGGTTGATGGTCATGCAACAATTCCTGGAACAGACACAGTAACCACACCAAGTGGTAAAGTTATAGAAAACATATTGAAAGACGGTGATAAAAAATATATTTTAATGGGTCAAGTTCATGGACATAATTTATTAAATGATAAAACATATGTTAATGTACCAGGAACTTCACCAGATGATAAACAAGCTGCAAATTCAAAAGGTATAAATGTTTATGCTTTAGACTCTTATAACACACCTGTAGGTGGGCAAGCTGATATACATAGAGTTAAAGCTGATGGAACAGAAACTAAATATATTGGTTGTACAGGAGTATCAAATAATTCTTCAAGTTTTAATTTTGGTTTGGATTCTTTAACCAGTTGGATGAATAAAAAATAA